Within the Terriglobales bacterium genome, the region TCGACATGGGCGGCGGCGACCTTCAGGACGTTCTCGGCGCCGCCGACTGGATCGCGCAGACCGGCTTCGTCGATCCCAAAAAGCTCATCATCATGGGCGGCAGCTACGGCGGCTACATGACCATGATGGGCGTCACCAAGGCGCCGGAGAAGTGGGCCGCCGGCGTCGCCATCGTGCCCTTCGTCAACTGGTTCACCGAGGTCGAGCACGAAGACCCGCTCCTGCAGCAGTACGATCTGGCCACCATGGGCGACCCGGTGAAGAACAAAGCGCTGTGGGAAGACCGCTCGCCCATTAATTTCGTGGACCACATCAGGGCGCCCCTGCTGCTGCTCGCCGGCGGACACGACCCGCGCTGCCCCAAGGAAGAATCAGAGCAGGTGGAAAAAGCCATCAAGGCGCGCGGCGGCGAAGTCGAGCTGAAGATCTACGAAAACGAGGGACACGGCTTCGCCCGCGTCGAAAACCAGATCGACGCCTACACCCGCGTCGCCAACTTCCTCCGCAAGCACGTGACGCCCGCGGACTGCGGCTGCGAAGTGCAGTAAGTCAAAGCGCTGCTCGCTGCTGGCTCGTTGCTGCTCGCGGAGTTGGCTGTGGCGGGCAGCTAGCAGCCAGAAGCCAGGAGCCGCCTGATCGCCCTTACAAGCCCCGCCACCGTATACTCCCGCGCCTCCACATCCACGCGCAGCCCCAGCTCGCGCAGCGTCCCGCTTGTGACCGGCCCGATCGAAGCCAGCATCACGCCGCGCAGCGCCCGCCGGTCGCCCAGCATCTCGACAAAGTTCCGCGCCGTCGAAGAGCTGGTGAACGTGATCACATCCGGACGCCGCTTCGCATCCCCCAGCACCGCCCGCAGCCGCGCCACCGATCCCGCCGGCGCCGCCGTCTGGTAAGCCTCCACCACGTCCACGTGCGCGCCCGCCGCACGGAGGCCGGCGGGGATCACGTCGCGCGCCACCCGCGCCCGTACGAGCAGCACGCGCTTCCCACGGACGCGCGAGCGCAGCGCCTCGACCACCGATTCGGCGACATACTTTTTTGGCGTCAGCGCCACGCGCAGGCCGCGCTCGGCGAGCGCCGCCCGCGTCGCCGGACCAATCGCTGCGACCTTCACGCCACGCAGCGCGCGACGCCAGCCGCCGCGCCCCTTCGCCCCAGGCCGCGCGAACAGCGCCTCCACGCCATTCACGCTGGTCAGGACCAGCCAGTCGTACTCTGCCACGCGCTCGAGCGCCGCATCCAGCGGCCGATACGACCGCGGCGGCCGTATCTCGATGCTCGGTATCTCCACCACGCCCGCGCCCAGTCCCCGCAGCGCCGCAGAGAGTTTCCCCGCCTGCCGCTGCGCCCGCGTCACCAGCACGCGCACCCCGGCCAAGGGCTTCGATTGCGTCATGTGTGTTCGTGATCTAACGGCGGAGCCGCTGACGCGCGAAGAAACTCAACCAAAGTCACCAACGCGTCGCGACGCGGGCATTGATGTACCGCTTCCTCCGCGTCTCCGTGCCTCCGCGGTTCCTTCGCGCTTACACGCCACCAATGCCACCTGCACAAGAACTGGCAACCGGCAACCGACACCTGCTTTACGGTTGTTCCGGCACCGCCGCCTTGCGCCCGTACACCGTGTCCAAGATCTCCCGTGCGCCCTTGGCGAGCAACTCTGACGCGACCGACTTTCCGAGCTGCACCGGATCGTGTCCGCTCCCCGACCCCCGCACCAGCTTCGCGCCATCAGGACTCGCCACGGCTGCCATCAGGTTCAGCGACGTCCGACTCTCCATCTGCGCGAACGCGCCGATC harbors:
- a CDS encoding uroporphyrinogen-III synthase; protein product: MTQSKPLAGVRVLVTRAQRQAGKLSAALRGLGAGVVEIPSIEIRPPRSYRPLDAALERVAEYDWLVLTSVNGVEALFARPGAKGRGGWRRALRGVKVAAIGPATRAALAERGLRVALTPKKYVAESVVEALRSRVRGKRVLLVRARVARDVIPAGLRAAGAHVDVVEAYQTAAPAGSVARLRAVLGDAKRRPDVITFTSSSTARNFVEMLGDRRALRGVMLASIGPVTSGTLRELGLRVDVEAREYTVAGLVRAIRRLLASGC